The proteins below come from a single Marinobacter bohaiensis genomic window:
- a CDS encoding flagellar basal body rod protein FlgF: MDKAIYIGMSGAKQSMLGQQAHANNLANVNTTGFKRDFAQARSMPVFGEHYPTRAYAMTERPGTDLSSGALMETGRDLDVAISGDGWLAVQADTGEEVLTRSGSLSVDVNGILRTATGEPVLGNGGPVALPPYDKLQIGQDGTVSIVPAGGPPDQLVQLDRLKLVNPPADSLMKGTDGFMRSKPGEAAGPFAADGAVRLQSGFLESSNVNAVEEMIANMELARQYEMQVKVMRTAQSNSEATARLLQNLG, from the coding sequence ATGGACAAGGCCATCTACATCGGGATGTCCGGCGCCAAGCAAAGCATGCTGGGGCAACAGGCCCACGCCAACAACCTGGCCAACGTCAATACCACTGGTTTCAAACGGGATTTTGCCCAGGCCCGCAGTATGCCGGTGTTCGGTGAGCATTATCCGACGCGTGCCTACGCCATGACGGAGCGCCCGGGAACCGATCTGTCTTCCGGCGCGCTGATGGAAACGGGACGGGATCTTGACGTTGCCATTTCCGGCGACGGTTGGCTGGCGGTCCAGGCGGATACCGGTGAAGAAGTCCTGACCCGGTCCGGCAGCCTCAGCGTGGACGTCAACGGCATCCTGCGTACGGCCACCGGCGAACCGGTGCTGGGCAACGGCGGGCCGGTGGCTCTGCCTCCCTACGATAAATTGCAGATCGGTCAGGACGGCACGGTATCGATTGTTCCAGCGGGTGGACCGCCGGATCAGCTGGTGCAGTTGGATCGCCTCAAGCTGGTCAATCCGCCGGCGGACAGTCTGATGAAAGGGACCGACGGCTTCATGCGCAGCAAACCCGGCGAGGCGGCAGGACCTTTCGCAGCCGACGGTGCCGTGCGCCTGCAATCCGGCTTCCTGGAGTCCTCCAACGTCAACGCGGTGGAGGAGATGATTGCCAATATGGAGCTGGCGCGCCAGTACGAAATGCAGGTGAAGGTCATGCGCACCGCGCAAAGCAATTCCGAAGCGACGGCACGGCTGTTGCAAAACCTTGGATAA
- a CDS encoding flagellar basal body P-ring protein FlgI: MSLLRTLIAGLVLAVVAEPLLADRLKDMARIQGVRSNQLVGYGLVVGLDGTGDSAPFTNQTFRNLMNQFGITVPADVNPKLENVAAVTVHATLPPFSKRGNEIDITVSSIGNAESLRGGSLLMTPLKGADGQVYALAQGSLVVGGFGASGNDGSRISVNVPSVGRIPNGASVEREVTSPFSRGDTITFDLLQPDFTTARRVVDVINNTLGPDMAYAQDASSIRVKAPRDPSQRVSFLSVLENLEVNPAEAAAKVVINSRTGTIVVGQNVHVSPAAITHGNLTVTIEENPNVSQPGPLSGGDTVVTQNSTITTTQEPARMFKFGPAVTLNEIVEAVNQVGAAPGDVMAVLEALKQAGALRAELIVI; this comes from the coding sequence ATGAGTTTGCTTAGAACGCTGATCGCCGGTTTGGTGCTGGCCGTCGTGGCCGAGCCGCTGCTGGCGGATCGCCTGAAAGACATGGCCCGGATCCAGGGCGTGCGCTCGAACCAGCTGGTGGGCTACGGCCTGGTGGTGGGGCTGGATGGTACCGGCGATTCGGCGCCGTTCACCAACCAGACGTTCCGCAACCTGATGAACCAGTTCGGCATCACTGTGCCGGCCGACGTCAACCCCAAGCTGGAAAATGTGGCGGCGGTCACCGTGCACGCGACGTTGCCGCCGTTCTCCAAGCGCGGCAACGAAATCGACATCACCGTGTCGTCCATCGGTAACGCTGAAAGCCTGCGCGGTGGCAGCCTGCTGATGACGCCGCTGAAAGGTGCCGACGGCCAAGTCTATGCCCTGGCGCAGGGTAGCCTGGTGGTGGGTGGCTTTGGCGCCTCCGGCAACGACGGCTCGCGGATTTCCGTCAACGTGCCCAGCGTGGGCCGGATTCCCAACGGGGCCAGCGTTGAACGCGAAGTAACCTCGCCGTTCAGTCGCGGCGATACCATCACGTTCGACCTGCTACAGCCGGATTTCACCACCGCCCGCCGTGTGGTGGACGTGATCAACAACACGCTGGGCCCGGACATGGCCTACGCCCAGGATGCCTCGTCAATCCGGGTCAAGGCGCCGCGGGATCCGTCCCAGCGGGTCAGTTTCCTGTCGGTGCTGGAAAACCTGGAGGTCAATCCCGCCGAGGCGGCGGCCAAGGTGGTCATCAACAGCCGCACCGGCACCATCGTGGTCGGCCAGAACGTCCACGTCAGCCCGGCCGCGATCACTCACGGCAACCTGACGGTGACCATCGAGGAGAACCCCAACGTCAGCCAGCCTGGTCCCCTGTCCGGCGGTGACACGGTGGTCACCCAGAACAGCACCATCACCACCACCCAGGAGCCGGCGCGCATGTTCAAGTTCGGTCCGGCGGTAACGCTCAACGAGATCGTCGAGGCAGTGAACCAGGTGGGTGCCGCGCCGGGTGATGTGATGGCGGTGCTGGAAGCCCTCAAGCAAGCCGGCGCGCTGCGTGCCGAGTTGATCGTGATCTAG
- the flgG gene encoding flagellar basal-body rod protein FlgG — protein sequence MHPALWVSKTGLSAQDTNMSTISNNLANVNTTGFKRDRAVFQDLLYQINRQPGGMSAENSELPSGLQLGTGVRVVGTAKQFTQGNLQVTEQPLDMAVDGRGFFQVLMPDGSISYTRDGQFQLNSEGDIVNANGYPLEPNINVPENTTSITIGTDGTVSAVVDDQANPVELGDITLVDFVNPQGLQAIGNNLFRETAASGDPQEGEPGLDGLGQIEQGMTEASNVEVVEELVNMITTQRAYEMNSKVVSTTDQMLQFLNQNVG from the coding sequence ATGCATCCAGCACTTTGGGTCAGTAAAACCGGTTTGAGTGCGCAGGACACCAACATGTCCACCATCTCGAACAACCTGGCGAACGTGAACACCACCGGCTTCAAACGCGACCGGGCGGTGTTCCAGGACCTGCTGTACCAGATCAACCGGCAGCCGGGCGGCATGAGCGCCGAGAACTCGGAACTGCCGTCGGGTCTGCAGCTGGGTACCGGTGTACGCGTGGTGGGGACCGCAAAACAGTTCACCCAGGGCAACCTGCAGGTGACCGAGCAGCCGCTCGACATGGCCGTGGATGGCCGCGGTTTCTTCCAGGTCCTGATGCCGGACGGCAGCATCTCCTACACCCGGGACGGCCAGTTCCAGCTCAACTCCGAGGGCGACATCGTGAACGCCAACGGCTACCCGCTGGAGCCCAACATCAACGTGCCCGAGAACACCACCAGCATCACCATCGGCACGGACGGTACCGTCTCGGCGGTCGTGGACGACCAGGCCAACCCGGTGGAGCTGGGCGATATCACGCTGGTGGACTTCGTCAACCCGCAGGGTCTGCAGGCGATCGGCAACAACCTGTTCCGTGAAACCGCTGCCAGCGGTGATCCCCAGGAAGGCGAGCCGGGGCTGGATGGCCTGGGCCAGATCGAGCAGGGCATGACCGAGGCGTCCAACGTCGAGGTGGTCGAGGAACTGGTGAACATGATCACCACCCAGCGCGCCTACGAGATGAACTCCAAGGTGGTCTCCACCACCGACCAGATGCTCCAGTTCCTGAACCAGAACGTCGGCTAG
- the flgH gene encoding flagellar basal body L-ring protein FlgH yields MRTRLTPFLIVSLIVLQGCQAVSRPRAVPDDPAYAPVKAQALMQRDPSSGAIYQTSRNFNFYGDTVALNVGDILMVSLEEQTQASKNAESSITKDNEVNFNDGSILGLNNLNLGTNPNLERDFEGEAEADQSNSLAGSITVTVTEVYPNGILRIRGEKWLSLTNGDEYIRLTGLVRPQDISPNNVVSSNRIADARIAYGGTGDFDDATRQGWLSRFFNSEWFPL; encoded by the coding sequence ATGCGAACCAGACTGACTCCTTTCCTGATCGTGTCGCTGATCGTCCTGCAAGGCTGTCAGGCGGTCAGTCGTCCGCGTGCGGTTCCGGATGATCCGGCGTATGCACCGGTCAAGGCCCAGGCCCTGATGCAGCGCGATCCGTCGTCAGGCGCCATCTACCAGACCTCGCGTAACTTCAACTTCTACGGCGATACCGTGGCGTTGAACGTGGGCGACATTCTGATGGTCAGCCTGGAAGAACAGACCCAGGCCTCCAAAAACGCGGAAAGCAGCATCACCAAGGACAATGAGGTCAATTTCAACGACGGCAGCATCCTGGGACTGAATAATCTGAACCTGGGCACCAACCCCAACCTGGAACGGGATTTCGAGGGGGAAGCCGAGGCGGACCAGAGCAACAGCCTGGCCGGCAGCATCACGGTAACCGTCACCGAGGTTTATCCCAACGGCATCCTGCGTATTCGCGGGGAGAAGTGGCTGTCGCTGACCAACGGTGACGAGTACATCCGCCTGACCGGGCTGGTACGCCCGCAGGATATTTCGCCGAATAATGTGGTGTCTTCCAATCGCATCGCTGATGCCCGCATCGCCTACGGCGGCACCGGTGACTTTGACGATGCCACACGCCAGGGCTGGCTGTCGCGCTTCTTTAACAGCGAGTGGTTCCCGCTATGA